A region from the Rosa rugosa chromosome 6, drRosRugo1.1, whole genome shotgun sequence genome encodes:
- the LOC133715409 gene encoding cyclic nucleotide-gated ion channel 1-like — MSNCKVPCYDESIIEMSSTPGIGYDFNCPEALWQHPIRKREPEEIQASNKGKRPTVAKVLSVLNPWWNAILLTSCVIAVLFDPLFFYIPYINEKEKCMGIDKQVRTAALVFRSVTDITFLVHIIYQLREAIKFAASKVPRDTNSKNWEWESVSLAQMIKFAKEFSRKLSWRSFLTDVFAIFPMPQLLILGFFFEMGGSNYLERRKILSGFVLIQYVPRIYRIYLSYTAVTHSALWVKGAFNFFLYILASHVLGAFWYFFSIFRETSCWYRSCIDANPRSRCTFYCHDRTPIVTEGFNKTTLGDLCLLKVPYNMTEPPFDFGIFFDALKNDILGPINFPTKIGFCFWWGLRNLSNFGTSLETSTYLWENSFAILISIIGLLLFLYLIGNVQLYMARATTRVEEVGEKIQTKKNDIDKWMEKNGLQDDMKEEIMKNIKQKLEEDINADLENLFSVLPWYTKKALKRVLCMSTLRKVPMLSQMDEKVLKMMCDYLKPVNYPENTLVFQMGEPFDRMVFITEGLMWTYTTATERSHYGKATEPATSPSMDTNFLKTGDSYGHALLQFASSSLAALPTSNANVRCHTKVEAFVLMAKDLKNIVTKCEHLWPFDYNASKDEAADHAPLLGSFSNKKSQRSVYQHRPLATVGDAKLKPENRP; from the exons ATGTCTAACTGTAAGGTACCCTGCTACGATGAGAGCATCATCGAAATGAG CTCTACACCAGGAATTGGTTATGATTTCAACTGTCCTGAGGCTCTATGGCAACATCCAATACGGAAACGTGAACCTGAAGAAATTCAAGCAAGCAACAAAGGGAAAAGGCCAACAGTTGCGAAAGTTCTTTCAGTTTTGAACCCCTGGTGGAATGCGATACTATTAACTTCATGTGTGATTGCAGTTTTATTTGATCCTTTGTTCTTTTACATTCCATACATCAATGAGAAAGAAAAGTGCATGGGAATCGATAAACAAGTGCGGACTGCAGCTCTGGTTTTCCGATCAGTCACGGACATCACTTTCCTAGTGCATATCATATACCAACTTCGTGAAGCTATCAAATTTGCAGCCTCAAAGGTTCCAAGGGatacaaattcaaaaaattgGGAATGGGAATCGGTATCCCTAGCTCAGATGATTAAGTTTGCGAAGGAATTTTCTCGCAAATTGTCATGGCGCTCTTTCCTAACTGATGTTTTCGCTATTTTCCCCATGCCACAA CTGCTAATACTAGGGTTCTTTTTCGAAATGGGAGGCAGTAACTATTTGGAGAGAAGAAAGATTCTGAGTGGTTTTGTTCTAATCCAATATGTGCCAAGAATTTATCGAATTTATCTATCGTATACTGCGGTTACACATTCCGCATTATGGGTTAAAGGTgcattcaatttttttctctacATCCTTGCCAGTCAT GTACTGGGAGCTTTTTGGtactttttttctatttttcgaGAGACATCATGTTGGTATCGAAGTTGCATTGATGCAAATCCAAGATCAAGATGCACTTTTTATTGCCATGACAGAACTCCAATTGTAACCGAAGGATTCAATAAAACTACTCTAGGAGATCTTTGCCTTTTAAAAGTTCCATATAATATGACTGAACCACCATTTGATTTCGGAATATTTTTTGATGCCCTCAAAAATGATATCCTGGGGCCAATAAATTTTCCAACAAAGATTGGTTTCTGCTTTTGGTGGGGCTTGCGAAATTTAAG TAATTTTGGCACAAGTTTGGAAACAAGTACCTATCTGTGGGAAAACAGCTTTGCAATTCTTATTTCTATCATCGGCTTGCTATTGTTTTTATATCTCATTGGAAATGTTCAG TTATATATGGCGAGGGCAACTACAAGAGTGGAGGAGGTAGGAGAGAAGATTCAGACCAAAAAGAACGATATAGACAAGTGGATGGAAAAAAATGGCCTCCAAGATGACATGAAGGAAGAGATCATGAAAAACATTAAGCAGAAATTGGAAGAGGACATAAATGCAGATCTGGAGAATCTATTCTCTGTTCTTCCCTGGTATACCAAGAAAGCTCTAAAGCGCGTTCTTTGCATGAGTACGCTAAGAAAA GTACCAATGCTTAGCCAGATGGATGAAAAAGTTTTGAAAATGATGTGCGACTATCTGAAGCCGGTGAATTACCCAGAGAATACCTTGGTTTTTCAGATGGGAGAACCATTTGATCGAATGGTCTTCATTACAGAAGGGCTTATGTGGACTTACACGACTGCTACTGAGAGAAGTCATTACGGAAAAGCAACAGAACCGGCTACTTCTCCATCCATGGATACCAACTTCCTCAAGACGGGTGATTCTTATGGACACGCGCTTCTGCAGTTTGCATCATCATCTCTTGCGGCACTTCCTACCTCGAACGCAAATGTCCGGTGTCACACAAAGGTTGAGGCGTTTGTTCTCATGGCCAAGGACTTGAAAAACATAGTAACTAAATGCGAACATTTGTGGCCTTTCGACTACAATGCGTCTAAAGATGAGGCGGCGGATCATGCGCCACTACTGGGAAGTTTCAGCAACAAGAAGAGCCAAAGAAGCGTGTATCAACATCGACCACTGGCAACCGTGGGTGATGCGAAGCTGAAGCCTGAAAATCGCCCCTAG
- the LOC133717506 gene encoding cyclic nucleotide-gated ion channel 1-like: MANINEVANNEVALNVKQEEEKTQSKLETTAAAKSTLKDGGDARDTRKIKRRLSFNTIFDPKGKFLLTWNNIFVVSCVFAVSFDPLFFYIPIINQKRKCLYFDTRLKAIALILRLLTDQFYIADIIMRILISILKTKSSKDSGETKTQAEARNSKGNITDETVFAIAKKAWEKVNRSYILIDILAILPIPQVGMFVFFSKMKGPRFSIERKLFDTIILFQFVPRVLPVYLLCRERKKTLNKAGMWTKGVFNFFLYILASHALGALWYLFAIQREMDCWHYVCQRHKGCQPSTFSCSERRDRLRTIPSLDKECPINLPEEMKGNAFNFGIFADALDSGLVQSTDFPKKFLNCFWWGLRNLSSLGQNLHTSTYAWENLFAVFISIIGLLLFIYLIGNLQTYLQFATTRSEKIRRKMKTKNLEVDLWLFRKGLPSNLKEVIMQFIQKKLEQNNDVQVENILSVLPSAHSKYIKRYLRLATLKKVPMLQTKGESLQKALCQHLERVDYPEDRCIIKDGERLNKMIFITHGTVQTYKTNDKGGKFGSKFLEKGDFYGSEELLNWASKLSFSDDLPISTRMVKTVTKVEAFALSSENLKPVATKYWWNFTKDKELSTFSESLLKELAVSSIEKEIHRRRQAKKKQTISSLHKLATNQGGASKKWQRVMTLLMRDQIPSPVGALASDK, translated from the exons ATGGCCAACATTAATGAAGTAGCTAACAATGAAGTAGCTCTAAATGTAAAGCAGGAGGAAGAGAAAACTCAGAG CAAGTTAGAGACTACTGCAGCAGCGAAATCTACCCTAAAAGATGGAGGAGATGCAAGAGATACAAGAAAAATTAAGAGACGGTTATCCTTTAACACAATTTTCGATCCAAAAGGGAAGTTCCTTCTGACGTGGAACAACATATTTGTAGTATCTTGTGTGTTTGCTGTCTCCTTTGATCCTTTGTTCTTCTACATTCCGATCATTAACCAGAAGCGGAAGTGTCTATATTTTGACACAAGGTTGAAGGCCATAGCCCTCATCTTGAGGTTACTCACAGATCAATTCTACATTGCGGACATTATTATGCGAATTTTGATTAGTATACTTAAAACCAAGTCATCCAAGGACTCTGGGGAGACCAAAACACAAGCGGAAGCTCGTAATTCGAAAGGGAATATAACAGATGAGACTGTTTTTGCAATAGCTAAGAAGGCTTGGGAGAAAGTTAATAGATCATACATCCTCATTGACATTTTAGCTATTCTTCCCATACCCCAG GTGGGAATGTTCGTTTTCTTTTCGAAAATGAAGGGTCCGCGATTTTCGATAGAAAGGAAGCTTTTCGACACAATTATTTTGTTCCAATTTGTCCCACGCGTTCTTCCCGTTTACTTATTGTGCAGAGAACGTAAGAAAACTCTTAATAAAGCAGGCATGTGGACAAAAGGtgttttcaatttctttctatACATCCTTGCAAGTCAT GCACTTGGAGCTCTTTGGTACTTATTTGCTATTCAACGGGAGATGGATTGTTGGCATTATGTTTGCCAACGTCACAAGGGATGTCAACCTAGTACCTTTAGTTGTAGTGAACGACGAGATAGATTGAGAACTATCCCATCGTTAGACAAAGAATGTCCAATAAACCTACCGGAAGAAATGAAAGGAAATGCTTTTAATTTTGGTATATTTGCTGATGCGCTTGACTCCGGCCTAGTGCAGTCGACTGATTTTCCTAAAAAATTCTTGAATTGTTTCTGGTGGGGGCTGCGAAATCTGAG CTCTCTTGGTCAAAACCTCCATACAAGTACCTATGCATGGGAAAACCTCTTTGCTGTGTTTATTTCCATTATAGGCTTGCTATTGTTTATATATCTCATCGGAAATTTGCAG ACATATTTGCAGTTTGCAACTACAAGATCAGAGAAGATTAGACGGAAGATGAAAACGAAAAATTTAGAGGTTGATTTGTGGTTATTTAGAAAAGGACTGCCTAGCAATTTGAAGGAAGTGATAATGCAATTCATACAAAAAAAACTTGAACAGAACAATGATGTTCAAGTTGAGAACATCCTCTCTGTTCTTCCTTCAGCACATAGTAAATATATCAAGCGGTATCTTCGGTTGGCTACACTCAAGAAA GTGCCAATGCTTCAAACTAAGGGGGAAAGTCTGCAGAAAGCACTCTGTCAGCACCTCGAGCGGGTGGACTATCCTGAGGACCGTTGCATTATTAAAGACGGAGAGCGACTCAATAAGATGATTTTCATCACACATGGCACTGTACAGACCTACAAGACCAATGATAAGGGTGGAAAATTTGGTTCCAAGTTTCTTGAGAAAGGGGACTTCTATGGATCAGAAGAGCTTCTCAATTGGGCATCAAAGTTGAGCTTTTCCGACGACTTACCAATCTCGACCAGAATGGTTAAGACTGTTACGAAAGTCGAAGCCTTTGCGCTGAGCTCAGAAAACTTGAAGCCTGTAGCCACCAAGTACTGGTGGAATTTCACCAAGGACAAGGAGCTAAGTACTTTCAGCGAGTCTCTGCTGAAGGAGCTTGCAGTATCTTCCATAGAAAAGGAAATCCATCGCCGCAGGCAAGCGAAAAAGAAGCAAACAATAAGTTCTCTCCATAAGTTGGCTACTAATCAGGGTGGTGCTAGCAAGAAGTGGCAACGGGTCATGACCTTACTGATGAGGGATCAGATACCTTCACCGGTTGGTGCTCTAGCTAGCGACAAGTAA